A section of the Flavobacterium sp. CG_23.5 genome encodes:
- a CDS encoding YfhO family protein, with product MKILNKLYPHALAIVGFVLISLIYFYPVLQGKQIFQSDIAQYTGMAKEQNDFRASNHIEPYWTDSAFGGMPTYQLGAKYPHDYIGMIDDALRFLPRPADYLFLYFLGFFGLLLTMKIDPLKAFFGALAFGLSTYLIIILGVGHNAKAHAIAYMPLVIAGFVLVFQKKYIWGGLLTMFAVALEINANHFQMTYYLLIFLLILSGYFIYLGVKDKDYKSLLYSSGVLAVAGIFAIGANATNLMATSEYAKFSTRGKTELTYNPDGSKNTSDSALSRDYITEYSYGIAESFNLIAPRLFGGSNNEALGKDSKMYDFMIGQGVPEGQANDFVSGMPTYWGDQPIVAAPAYIGAVVFFLGILALFIDKRKIKYVFLTGAIVSLVLSWGKNFPILTDFMIDYVPMYNMFRAVSSIQVILELCFPVLAIMGLQSFLQSEKEQQWKALWQTASIGLGTIVILFLAKGTFSFSGGSDSYFLKSYGPGFVDALKEDRMSLYSADLLRSGFFILLSASALWLYIKNKLAQNTTIILVGLLMIFDLFFVDKKYVSGKDFVSGREVEVPFQETPSDAQILKDTTHYRVFEVNGNLSSARASYFHNSIGGYHAAKPRRMQQLFDYQIAKNNMEIINMLDVKYIIQTDKENKEFPTLNPNANGNAWFVSLVKSVSTADDEMKALDNLDSKNVAVVNDKEFKIKNKAFAKDSSATIILDSYKPNYLKYTSNNTNEGLAVFSEMYYGKGWNAYINGKKIDHIRVDYVLRALEIPAGKHSIEFKFEPQVIKTGSTITLVSSFGMLLLLVGGIYFEKKKK from the coding sequence ATGAAAATTCTTAATAAGTTATATCCACACGCCTTAGCCATAGTTGGTTTTGTACTCATTTCCCTAATTTATTTTTATCCGGTATTACAAGGAAAACAAATTTTCCAATCGGATATTGCTCAATACACCGGAATGGCGAAGGAGCAAAACGATTTTAGAGCTTCAAATCATATAGAACCGTATTGGACGGATTCTGCTTTTGGCGGAATGCCAACGTATCAATTAGGAGCCAAATACCCACACGATTATATTGGAATGATTGATGACGCTTTGCGTTTTTTACCTCGTCCTGCCGATTATTTATTTCTATACTTCTTAGGTTTTTTTGGTTTGTTACTAACCATGAAAATTGATCCTTTAAAAGCCTTTTTTGGTGCTTTAGCTTTTGGATTATCTACTTATTTGATAATCATTTTAGGAGTCGGACATAATGCCAAAGCGCATGCCATTGCATACATGCCACTTGTTATTGCTGGTTTTGTTTTGGTTTTCCAAAAAAAATACATTTGGGGTGGATTGCTAACGATGTTTGCTGTCGCGTTAGAAATCAATGCGAATCACTTTCAAATGACCTATTATTTGCTGATTTTCTTATTGATTCTCTCCGGTTATTTTATTTATTTAGGAGTTAAAGACAAGGATTACAAATCGCTTTTATATTCATCTGGAGTTTTAGCAGTGGCAGGGATTTTTGCGATTGGTGCTAATGCTACTAATTTAATGGCAACATCAGAATATGCTAAATTCAGTACTCGTGGAAAAACGGAATTAACGTATAATCCCGACGGTTCAAAAAATACTAGTGACAGTGCGCTATCCCGAGATTATATTACAGAATATAGTTACGGTATTGCCGAAAGTTTCAATCTTATTGCTCCTCGACTTTTTGGAGGTTCAAATAATGAAGCATTAGGTAAGGACAGTAAGATGTATGATTTCATGATTGGTCAAGGAGTTCCGGAAGGACAGGCAAATGATTTTGTTTCTGGAATGCCAACGTATTGGGGTGATCAGCCTATTGTCGCAGCACCGGCTTATATTGGTGCGGTCGTTTTCTTTTTGGGAATTTTGGCCTTGTTTATTGATAAACGAAAAATTAAATATGTATTTCTTACGGGAGCAATTGTTTCATTGGTACTTTCTTGGGGAAAAAACTTCCCAATACTGACCGACTTTATGATCGATTATGTTCCTATGTATAATATGTTTAGGGCGGTTTCTTCTATTCAAGTCATTCTTGAATTGTGTTTTCCGGTTTTAGCCATTATGGGATTACAATCTTTTTTGCAATCTGAGAAAGAGCAGCAATGGAAAGCTTTATGGCAAACGGCTTCCATCGGTTTGGGAACCATTGTAATTTTGTTTTTAGCAAAAGGCACATTCAGTTTCTCAGGCGGTAGTGATAGCTATTTTCTTAAAAGTTACGGGCCTGGATTTGTAGATGCGTTGAAAGAAGATAGGATGAGTTTGTATAGCGCTGATTTATTGCGTTCTGGTTTCTTTATTTTGCTTTCAGCGAGTGCTTTATGGCTGTATATAAAGAATAAATTGGCTCAAAATACAACTATAATTCTTGTTGGGTTATTGATGATTTTTGACTTGTTTTTTGTCGATAAAAAATATGTTTCTGGTAAAGATTTTGTTTCCGGACGAGAAGTTGAAGTTCCTTTTCAGGAAACTCCTTCGGATGCGCAGATTTTAAAAGACACCACTCATTACAGGGTTTTTGAAGTAAATGGAAATTTATCAAGTGCTAGAGCTTCGTATTTTCATAATTCTATTGGAGGATATCACGCTGCAAAACCTCGAAGAATGCAGCAATTATTTGATTACCAAATTGCTAAAAACAACATGGAAATCATCAATATGTTAGACGTTAAATACATTATCCAAACGGATAAAGAGAACAAAGAATTTCCAACTTTGAATCCTAACGCCAACGGCAATGCATGGTTTGTGAGCCTAGTGAAATCAGTTTCAACGGCAGATGACGAAATGAAAGCTTTGGATAATTTAGATTCTAAAAATGTTGCGGTTGTAAATGACAAGGAGTTTAAAATTAAAAATAAGGCTTTCGCCAAAGACAGTTCGGCAACAATTATTTTAGATTCATACAAACCAAATTATTTAAAATACACGTCTAATAACACCAATGAAGGTTTAGCTGTTTTCTCTGAAATGTATTATGGAAAAGGCTGGAATGCCTATATCAACGGAAAAAAAATAGATCACATTCGTGTGGATTATGTTTTGAGAGCGCTGGAAATTCCTGCGGGGAAACATTCGATAGAATTTAAATTTGAGCCGCAGGTGATAAAAACAGGAAGCACGATTACCTTGGTTAGTTCGTTTGGAATGTTGCTGCTTTTAGTTGGTGGGATTTATTTTGAAAAGAAAAAAAAGTAG
- a CDS encoding glycosyltransferase family 4 protein, translating to MKPEPKKILIITYYWPPAGGPGVQRWLKFVKYLPDFGIQPVVYIPENPTYPIVDENLVKEVSEKAIILKHKIFEPYQLASFFSKNKTKKISSGIIPNQKKQSFLDKTFLWIRGNLFIPDARVFWVKPSVAFLEKYITENNIDTIVTSGPPHSLHLIGLELKQKLNVKWFADFRDPWTTIGYHKSLRLSNYAAKKHKALEHQVLNTADTIIVTSKTTKTEFEAITRQPIAVITNGYDDENVEKQTLDTKFSLAHIGSFLSERNPLILWESLVELINEIPDFKSHLEIKLIGAVSQEVLGTISQFDLNPYLNNLGYVSHSEAISHQRKSQVLLLIEINSEDTKSIIPGKLFEYMVSNRPIIAIGPKNSDFAEIITATNTGAFFDYSEKMRLKSVILAFYYQFLEGRLQSNGVGLQKYSRKSLTGELVELLK from the coding sequence TTGAAACCAGAACCAAAGAAAATCCTCATAATCACCTATTATTGGCCACCAGCTGGAGGTCCAGGCGTGCAGCGTTGGTTGAAATTCGTAAAATATTTACCTGATTTTGGAATTCAGCCTGTTGTGTATATTCCGGAGAATCCAACCTATCCCATTGTTGATGAAAATTTAGTTAAAGAAGTTTCAGAAAAAGCAATCATTCTGAAACATAAAATATTCGAACCCTATCAATTGGCTTCTTTTTTTTCGAAGAATAAAACTAAGAAAATCAGTTCAGGAATTATCCCAAATCAAAAAAAACAATCTTTTCTGGATAAAACTTTTCTTTGGATACGAGGCAATCTTTTTATTCCGGATGCCCGTGTTTTCTGGGTTAAACCATCGGTTGCTTTTTTAGAAAAATACATCACAGAAAATAATATCGATACTATTGTTACTTCTGGACCGCCACACAGTTTGCATCTTATTGGATTGGAATTAAAACAAAAATTAAATGTAAAATGGTTTGCTGATTTTCGGGATCCTTGGACAACTATTGGCTATCATAAATCATTGCGATTATCTAATTATGCCGCCAAAAAGCACAAAGCGTTAGAACATCAGGTTTTGAATACAGCCGATACCATAATCGTAACCAGTAAAACTACTAAAACCGAATTTGAAGCGATTACGCGCCAACCTATTGCGGTAATTACAAACGGTTATGATGATGAGAATGTGGAGAAGCAAACTTTGGATACCAAATTTAGTTTGGCACACATTGGTTCTTTTCTATCTGAGAGGAATCCTTTGATCTTATGGGAAAGTCTGGTGGAACTAATTAATGAAATTCCAGATTTTAAATCGCATTTGGAAATTAAATTAATAGGAGCGGTAAGCCAGGAAGTTTTGGGAACCATTTCGCAATTTGATCTGAATCCGTATTTGAATAATTTAGGATATGTTTCTCATAGTGAAGCGATTTCGCATCAAAGAAAATCGCAAGTTTTGTTACTTATCGAAATAAATTCAGAAGATACTAAAAGCATTATTCCGGGAAAATTATTCGAATATATGGTTTCTAACAGACCTATTATTGCCATTGGTCCAAAGAATTCTGATTTTGCTGAGATCATAACCGCGACTAATACTGGCGCGTTCTTTGACTATTCTGAAAAAATGAGATTAAAAAGTGTAATTTTGGCATTTTATTATCAATTTTTGGAGGGTAGACTGCAGTCAAATGGAGTAGGTTTACAAAAATATTCAAGAAAAAGTCTCACAGGAGAATTGGTGGAATTGCTTAAATAA
- a CDS encoding oligosaccharide flippase family protein — MGIVLNQSLKNTVITYIGFGIGAINTIYLYPVFLGATYYALTNYITSSANVIMPLFAIGMQNTLVKYYSQYETEDEKSQFLSFTVLFPLLLCIPLILIGLFFYDDIAYFVSKKNAVVREFLWLIPFTALSMAYFEIFYAWARVHMHSVFGNFIKEVGLRLLCLFALICVYYKWMTVIEFVYVMAGIYFFAFVITMFYAFYIKRPNFQFSIPENLKHILEYTFYIILSGSVANLLLDGDKMILNQYMKIENIAYYSVATYIALVISVPSRAMHQIVYPITAKLMHENKQEELNVLYKKTSINLQIVGGFVMLCIFVNINQLYEMVPKEYSGGILVVFMIGLSKYFDLILGNNNAIIFNSKYYRMVLFLGLMLVFLTITLNMFFIPRYGIIGSAFATLLSVTLYSLAKLLFVVKRMHLYPFTNQTVYSLLITFILFILFYFWEFPFHPIVAIGMKSVLVAMLYVYINYKFVVSPEINQVLDTVLKRLKIK; from the coding sequence ATGGGAATAGTTTTAAATCAGTCCTTAAAGAATACGGTAATCACTTACATTGGATTTGGAATTGGAGCCATAAATACAATTTATTTATATCCTGTTTTTCTTGGAGCCACGTATTACGCGCTAACAAATTATATCACATCTTCAGCTAATGTAATTATGCCTTTGTTCGCGATCGGAATGCAGAATACTTTAGTAAAATACTATTCTCAATATGAAACTGAAGATGAAAAATCTCAGTTTTTGTCTTTTACTGTGCTGTTTCCTTTATTATTGTGTATCCCTTTAATTTTGATAGGTTTATTTTTCTATGATGACATTGCTTATTTTGTGTCAAAGAAGAATGCGGTTGTCAGAGAATTTTTATGGCTTATTCCATTTACAGCTTTGAGCATGGCTTATTTCGAAATTTTTTACGCTTGGGCAAGAGTACATATGCATTCTGTTTTTGGTAATTTTATTAAAGAAGTGGGTTTGCGATTACTATGTCTATTTGCCTTGATTTGCGTCTATTATAAATGGATGACCGTAATAGAGTTTGTTTATGTTATGGCAGGCATCTATTTCTTCGCTTTTGTGATTACGATGTTCTATGCATTTTATATAAAAAGACCTAATTTTCAATTTTCGATTCCGGAGAATTTAAAACATATATTAGAGTACACTTTTTATATAATTTTATCCGGAAGTGTAGCTAATTTGCTTTTGGATGGTGACAAAATGATACTTAATCAATACATGAAAATTGAAAACATTGCGTATTACTCGGTAGCAACTTATATTGCTTTAGTAATATCGGTTCCAAGCCGGGCCATGCATCAGATTGTTTATCCCATTACGGCTAAATTAATGCACGAAAATAAACAGGAAGAATTAAATGTGTTGTATAAAAAAACATCGATTAACCTGCAGATAGTGGGTGGTTTTGTGATGTTGTGCATTTTTGTCAATATCAATCAGTTATATGAAATGGTGCCAAAAGAATATAGTGGCGGTATTTTGGTCGTATTTATGATTGGATTATCTAAATATTTCGATTTAATTTTAGGCAATAACAATGCAATAATTTTTAATTCAAAATATTATCGCATGGTATTGTTTTTAGGACTTATGTTGGTTTTTCTGACAATAACTTTGAATATGTTTTTTATACCTAGATATGGAATTATAGGTTCTGCATTCGCGACCTTATTATCGGTAACTTTATATAGCTTGGCTAAATTACTTTTTGTGGTAAAACGAATGCATTTGTACCCTTTTACAAATCAAACGGTTTATTCGCTGTTGATTACTTTTATTCTATTTATATTGTTTTATTTCTGGGAGTTTCCTTTTCATCCCATTGTTGCTATTGGAATGAAATCGGTATTAGTAGCTATGTTATATGTCTATATCAATTATAAATTTGTTGTTTCTCCTGAAATTAACCAAGTTCTTGACACTGTTTTAAAAAGATTAAAAATAAAATAA
- the uvrA gene encoding excinuclease ABC subunit UvrA yields MQVDLSTLDPKKNIIIKGAQVHNLKNVDVAIPRNKLVVITGLSGSGKSSLAFDTLYAEGQRRYVESLSSYARQFLGRLDKPKVEYIKGIAPAIAIEQKVNTTNARSTVGTSTEIYDYIKLLFARIGRTYSPVSGREVKKNTVTDVVTDVKTFERDSKWLLLAPIHLEEGRKLEDKLKVLLQQGFARILVNNEMVRLDDLPDSLSKKDIFLIVDRIVVNPETSGEEEFYNRLADAVQTAFFEGKGICYLQELNSDKKYSYSNNFELDGITFLEPNVHLFSFNNPYGACPVCEGYGNIIGIDAELVVPNTTLSVFENAIFPWRGESMSWFRDELVNNAYKFDFPIHKPFFQLSEGQKELIWNGNEYFQGLNGFFKELEEKNYKIQNRVMLSRYRGKTKCYACKGKRLRIEASYVKINSKTVSDLVDLPIKHLVRFFDSIDLDVYEKQIAKRLLVEINNRLAFLTEVGLDYLTLNRNSSTLSGGESQRINLATSLGSSLVGSMYILDEPSIGLHPKDTERLIKVLLSLRDLGNTVIVVEHDEDIMKAADMIIDIGPEAGTLGGHLVAQGTFDEILKSTSLTAKYLNGDLEISVPKKRRTFKNYIEIKGARENNLQNVDVTFPLDVLTVITGVSGSGKSTLVKKILFPAMQKKLENVGEKAGQFTEMTGSFSQIKHIEYVDQNPIGRSSRSNPVTYIKAYDDIRELYAKEKLSKIRGYQAKHFSFNVDGGRCETCKGEGSINVEMVFMADVQLPCETCNGKRFKKEVLEVAFEGKNIHDILTMTVDDAIAFFTANKQAKIIQKLQPLQDVGLGYVQLGQSSSTLSGGEAQRIKLASFLVKGATKDKALFIFDEPTTGLHFHDIKKLLTSFDALIEKGHSIIVIEHNLDLIKCADWIIDLGPEGGENGGKLLAAGTPEQIVKIKESVTGKYLKEKI; encoded by the coding sequence ATGCAAGTTGACCTTTCTACATTAGATCCAAAGAAAAATATCATCATAAAAGGCGCACAAGTACATAACTTAAAGAATGTAGATGTCGCCATACCCCGAAATAAATTAGTGGTTATTACAGGACTTTCTGGCTCCGGAAAATCGAGTTTGGCATTTGATACTTTGTATGCCGAAGGGCAACGCCGTTATGTAGAAAGTTTATCTTCTTATGCACGACAATTCCTTGGACGATTAGACAAACCAAAAGTAGAATACATTAAAGGAATTGCGCCTGCTATCGCTATCGAACAAAAGGTAAACACGACTAATGCCCGATCCACAGTAGGAACTTCAACAGAAATCTACGATTATATAAAATTATTGTTTGCCAGAATAGGACGAACGTATTCACCAGTTTCCGGACGAGAAGTCAAAAAAAATACCGTTACTGATGTTGTAACGGACGTGAAAACTTTTGAACGTGACAGTAAATGGTTGCTCCTCGCTCCTATTCACCTAGAAGAAGGAAGAAAACTGGAAGACAAACTAAAAGTTCTTTTGCAGCAAGGATTTGCTCGAATTTTAGTTAATAATGAAATGGTTCGTTTAGACGACTTACCGGATTCACTAAGCAAAAAAGATATTTTTCTAATTGTTGACCGAATTGTGGTTAATCCCGAAACTTCGGGGGAAGAAGAATTCTATAATCGTCTCGCTGATGCAGTACAAACGGCTTTTTTTGAAGGAAAGGGAATTTGTTATCTTCAAGAATTAAATTCAGATAAAAAATATTCTTATTCTAATAATTTTGAACTCGATGGCATTACTTTCTTGGAGCCAAACGTTCATTTGTTTAGTTTCAATAATCCTTATGGTGCCTGTCCAGTCTGCGAAGGTTACGGAAATATTATAGGTATTGATGCCGAATTAGTGGTGCCAAATACTACTTTATCTGTTTTTGAAAACGCTATTTTCCCTTGGCGAGGCGAAAGCATGAGTTGGTTCCGTGATGAATTGGTAAACAATGCTTACAAGTTTGATTTCCCCATTCACAAACCTTTCTTTCAATTATCTGAAGGCCAAAAAGAATTGATTTGGAATGGAAACGAATATTTTCAAGGACTCAATGGTTTCTTCAAAGAATTAGAAGAAAAAAATTATAAAATACAAAACCGTGTGATGCTTTCGCGCTATCGCGGGAAAACCAAATGTTATGCGTGCAAAGGAAAACGCTTGAGAATAGAAGCTTCTTATGTGAAAATTAATTCTAAAACTGTTTCTGATTTAGTTGATTTACCTATCAAGCATTTGGTTCGTTTCTTTGACAGCATTGATTTAGATGTTTATGAGAAGCAAATCGCGAAACGATTATTGGTTGAAATTAATAATCGATTGGCTTTTTTAACAGAGGTTGGTTTGGATTATCTTACTTTAAATAGAAATTCATCAACGCTTTCAGGTGGAGAATCACAGCGTATTAATTTAGCGACTTCGTTAGGGAGCAGCTTGGTGGGATCGATGTATATTCTTGATGAACCTAGTATTGGTTTGCACCCAAAAGACACGGAACGTTTAATAAAAGTATTGCTTTCACTTCGAGATTTAGGTAATACCGTTATTGTTGTGGAACATGATGAAGATATAATGAAAGCAGCTGATATGATAATCGATATTGGTCCGGAAGCGGGAACATTAGGTGGTCATTTAGTTGCACAAGGAACATTTGATGAAATCCTGAAATCGACATCGCTAACCGCAAAATATTTGAACGGAGACTTAGAAATTTCGGTTCCTAAGAAACGAAGAACATTCAAGAATTACATCGAAATAAAAGGTGCCAGAGAAAATAATCTTCAAAATGTAGATGTTACTTTTCCATTGGATGTTTTAACCGTAATCACAGGAGTTTCCGGAAGTGGCAAAAGTACGCTTGTTAAGAAAATTTTGTTTCCAGCCATGCAGAAAAAACTGGAGAATGTTGGCGAAAAAGCGGGACAATTCACTGAAATGACAGGTTCGTTTTCACAAATAAAACACATTGAATATGTCGATCAGAATCCTATTGGTCGAAGTTCTCGTTCTAATCCAGTGACCTACATAAAAGCATATGACGACATTCGGGAATTGTATGCCAAAGAAAAATTATCAAAAATAAGAGGTTATCAGGCCAAACATTTTTCTTTTAATGTTGATGGAGGAAGATGCGAAACCTGCAAAGGAGAAGGTTCCATTAATGTAGAAATGGTTTTTATGGCCGACGTACAATTGCCTTGTGAAACATGCAACGGAAAGAGATTTAAAAAAGAAGTTTTAGAAGTGGCCTTTGAAGGCAAAAACATCCATGATATTCTAACTATGACTGTTGATGATGCCATCGCTTTTTTTACTGCAAATAAGCAAGCTAAAATCATTCAAAAACTGCAACCGCTACAAGATGTTGGATTAGGATATGTGCAATTGGGTCAATCATCATCTACACTTTCCGGTGGTGAGGCGCAACGTATCAAACTCGCTTCTTTCTTGGTAAAAGGAGCTACAAAAGATAAAGCACTTTTCATTTTTGACGAACCTACAACAGGATTGCATTTTCACGACATCAAGAAACTATTAACTTCCTTTGATGCCTTAATTGAGAAAGGACATTCAATAATTGTAATTGAACACAACCTTGACCTGATAAAATGTGCGGATTGGATTATCGATTTAGGACCTGAAGGTGGGGAAAATGGCGGGAAACTTCTGGCTGCAGGCACGCCAGAGCAAATAGTTAAAATAAAAGAATCAGTTACTGGAAAATATCTTAAAGAAAAAATATAA
- a CDS encoding triple tyrosine motif-containing protein, translating into MKTKLYIFLFLMSFNAFSQELPPIVKYASSIYGAGNQNWMISQDQNHYVYFANNEGLLEFNGSNWELYPSPNETIVRSVKVIGSKIFTGCYMEFGFWTRQANGKLKYTSLSKTIKNKILDDEQFWNILNYDQWVIFQSLNRIYIYDTKTGGFKIIAPKNNITKSFRTKNSIYFQTIKEGLFEIESGKGRLVSSNPILQNNRIVNVFAIDEGLLIQTQLNGFYKLIGNAVTKFSTEVDSELAASSVYSSQLLSDGSFALGTVSNGIFILNNNGKIKYHISQNKGLSNNTALSLYEDADRNLWVGLDNGINCINLQSPIQSFVDDTGILGTVYTSKLHNGNLYVGTNQGLFYKNYQTNDEFKFINGTKGQVWSLFEYDGTLFCGHDSGTFAIDNAVAKNIFSGSGTWKFETVPNQKELLLQGNYYGISVLEKVNNQWVFRNKIAGFNYSARYFEITNALEVYVSHEYKGVFRLQLDNKLQKTNGFTTYVTPQKGKNASLTKFNNAIYYAYKEGIFKLNTKTKQFEKDKLLSSVFEKDEYTSGKLIVDNSNKIWLFSKNYIYYFSLSKLSNQLKQNVIPIPASLTNSMLGFENISQISNSDYLIGTTDGYYTMNINDLSFKNYNVSISTIATNKLNENLINRSIQESGSFKYDDNNITFSYTVPEYNKYINADYQFLLEGFQDDWSEWNAKNSISFKNLPPGDYTFKVRAKFANSIVDNAVVYTFRVEKPWYLTNLALFVYFIFIIVMAQFIHKTYRNYYQKQKEKLIEENNLLLEIKELENEQELMRIRNEQLSQDVDTKNRELAVSTMSLNSKNELLAFIKDDLKKTTDDGNRSIKSVISTINKNITEGDSWNVFKEAFDNADKDFLKKMKLAHPLLTPNDLRLCAYLRLNLSSKEVAPLLNISVRSVEIKRYRLRKKMELSHEQGLVEYILAV; encoded by the coding sequence TTGAAAACAAAACTATACATTTTTCTTTTTTTAATGTCATTTAATGCTTTTTCTCAAGAATTGCCACCAATTGTCAAATACGCCTCTTCCATTTATGGAGCAGGAAACCAGAATTGGATGATTTCGCAAGACCAAAACCATTATGTTTACTTCGCCAACAATGAAGGATTATTAGAATTTAATGGTTCAAATTGGGAATTATATCCATCCCCAAACGAAACCATTGTTCGTTCTGTAAAAGTGATTGGAAGTAAAATTTTTACGGGATGCTATATGGAATTTGGTTTTTGGACACGACAGGCAAATGGGAAACTAAAATATACTTCGCTTAGCAAAACAATAAAAAATAAAATTCTTGATGACGAACAATTTTGGAATATATTAAACTACGACCAATGGGTTATTTTCCAATCTTTGAACCGAATTTACATTTATGACACTAAAACGGGTGGTTTTAAAATTATTGCACCCAAAAACAATATTACCAAATCGTTCCGCACAAAAAATTCAATTTATTTTCAGACTATAAAAGAAGGACTTTTTGAAATTGAAAGTGGAAAAGGACGTTTGGTTTCTAGTAATCCTATCTTACAAAACAATCGGATTGTCAACGTTTTCGCTATTGATGAAGGACTATTAATCCAGACGCAGCTAAATGGTTTTTATAAACTTATAGGAAATGCGGTGACTAAATTTTCTACAGAAGTTGATTCGGAATTAGCAGCTAGCAGTGTGTATAGCAGTCAATTGCTTTCGGATGGAAGTTTTGCATTGGGCACCGTTTCTAATGGGATTTTTATATTAAATAATAATGGGAAAATTAAATATCATATTAGTCAAAACAAAGGATTGAGCAACAATACTGCACTGTCTTTGTATGAAGATGCGGATAGAAATCTTTGGGTTGGATTGGACAACGGAATCAATTGCATTAACCTGCAATCTCCAATTCAAAGTTTTGTAGATGATACCGGAATTTTAGGAACCGTATATACTTCCAAGTTGCACAATGGGAACTTGTATGTAGGAACCAATCAAGGTTTGTTTTATAAAAATTACCAGACTAATGATGAGTTCAAATTTATAAATGGAACCAAAGGACAAGTTTGGTCTTTGTTTGAATACGATGGAACGCTCTTTTGTGGACATGATTCAGGAACATTTGCAATTGATAATGCTGTTGCAAAAAATATATTCTCGGGATCGGGAACTTGGAAATTTGAAACCGTTCCCAATCAAAAAGAGCTTTTGCTTCAGGGGAATTACTATGGAATTTCCGTTCTGGAAAAAGTTAATAATCAATGGGTTTTTAGAAATAAAATTGCTGGATTTAATTATTCCGCGAGATATTTCGAAATAACCAATGCTCTGGAAGTATATGTAAGCCATGAATATAAAGGTGTTTTCAGATTACAGTTAGATAATAAATTACAGAAAACGAATGGTTTTACGACCTATGTAACTCCTCAAAAAGGGAAAAACGCGAGTTTAACAAAGTTTAATAATGCAATTTATTACGCGTATAAAGAGGGTATTTTTAAATTAAATACTAAAACGAAACAGTTTGAAAAGGATAAATTGCTGAGTTCTGTTTTTGAAAAAGATGAATATACATCAGGGAAATTAATAGTTGATAATTCCAATAAAATCTGGTTGTTCTCAAAAAATTACATTTATTATTTCTCATTAAGTAAATTGAGTAATCAACTCAAGCAAAATGTAATTCCAATTCCTGCATCACTGACTAATTCTATGTTAGGATTTGAAAATATTTCTCAAATTTCAAATTCAGATTATCTTATTGGTACAACCGACGGGTATTATACGATGAATATTAATGACTTAAGTTTTAAAAATTATAATGTTTCTATATCTACAATTGCCACCAATAAGTTGAATGAAAACTTAATTAATAGATCTATTCAAGAAAGTGGAAGTTTTAAGTATGATGATAACAACATCACATTCAGTTACACGGTGCCAGAATATAACAAATACATCAATGCAGATTATCAGTTTCTTTTAGAAGGATTTCAGGACGACTGGAGTGAGTGGAACGCAAAAAATTCCATAAGTTTTAAAAATTTGCCGCCAGGTGATTATACCTTTAAAGTGAGAGCTAAATTTGCTAATTCTATAGTGGATAACGCAGTGGTGTATACTTTTAGAGTGGAAAAACCTTGGTATTTAACCAACCTTGCGCTTTTTGTCTATTTCATTTTTATAATTGTAATGGCTCAATTTATTCATAAAACGTATCGAAATTATTACCAAAAACAAAAAGAAAAATTGATAGAAGAAAATAATCTATTATTGGAGATTAAAGAGCTTGAAAATGAGCAGGAATTAATGCGAATTAGAAACGAACAGTTATCTCAAGATGTAGATACAAAAAACAGAGAATTGGCGGTTTCCACGATGAGTTTAAATAGTAAAAATGAATTGTTGGCTTTTATTAAAGATGACTTGAAGAAAACTACTGATGATGGAAACAGAAGTATAAAATCAGTAATATCTACGATTAATAAGAACATAACCGAAGGTGATAGTTGGAATGTTTTCAAGGAAGCTTTTGATAATGCCGATAAAGACTTTCTTAAAAAAATGAAATTGGCTCATCCTTTATTAACTCCAAACGATTTGAGGTTGTGCGCCTATTTAAGATTAAACCTTTCTTCAAAAGAAGTGGCTCCTTTGCTGAATATTTCGGTACGTAGTGTTGAAATAAAAAGATATCGTTTGCGTAAAAAAATGGAGTTATCGCATGAACAAGGACTTGTTGAGTATATTCTAGCTGTATAG